A genome region from Triticum aestivum cultivar Chinese Spring chromosome 2B, IWGSC CS RefSeq v2.1, whole genome shotgun sequence includes the following:
- the LOC123039331 gene encoding GDSL esterase/lipase At1g33811-like, producing MAGRGGAFALVALCMLELALLHGAGAGAGERLVPAMFVFGDSTVDVGNNNLLPDCKPECRANYPQYGVDHPSHAPTGRFSNGYNLADQIAKLLGFNESPPAFLSLQAEGIIPRMNDGINFASGGSGLQNQTGEHCGGVYSMADQLEEFTLVVKMMGNSSYDLISRSLFFISVGSNDLFEYAHAKNPPPNRNDTAFLKCLVDSYKTYLQELHALGARKFSIVSPSLVGCCPSQRAAALQHHNDFDELHCFRPANNLSKQLYALLASKLQELGGDLDGMHYSICDSAGMAEMVFTPGGAKDPTVVDTACCAGPGPFGVGLCNTSATLCPNRTNFVFWDSFHPTEYASGLAASALFIDNGRFVRPINVGQLAAL from the exons ATGGCCGGCCGCGGCGGGGCGTTCGCGCTCGTTGCGCTGTGCATGCTCGAGCTCGCGCTGTTAcatggcgccggcgccggcgctgggGAGCGGCTCGTGCCGGCCATGTTCGTGTTCGGAGACTCGACGGTGGACGTCGGCAACAACAACCTGCTGCCGGACTGCAAGCCCGAATGCAGGGCCAACTACCCGCAGTACGGCGTCGACCACCCCTCCCACGCGCCCACCGGCCGCTTCAGCAATGGATACAACCTCGCTGACCAGATAG CTAAATTACTTGGATTCAACGAGAGCCCACCCGCTTTCCTCTCCCTCCAGGCCGAGGGCATCATTCCACGTATGAATGACGGCATCAACTTTGCATCGGGAGGGTCAGGGCTGCAGAACCAAACGGGCGAACAT TGCGGAGGAGTCTACAGCATGGCCGACCAACTGGAGGAGTTCACGTTGGTCGTCAAGATGATGGGGAACAGCTCGTACGACCTCATCTCCAGATCACTCTTCTTCATCAGCGTCGGCAGCAACGACCTGTTCGAGTACGCCCATGCAAAGAACCCGCCCCCTAACCGCAACGATACCGCCTTCCTGAAATGCCTCGTCGACTCTTACAAGACCTATTTGCAG GAGCTGCATGCGCTCGGGGCGAGGAAGTTCAGCATCGTCAGCCCGTCGCTGGTGGGGTGCTGCCCGTCGCAGAGGGCGGCCGCGCTGCAACATCACAATGACTTCGACGAGCTCCACTGCTTCCGCCCGGCGAACAACCTCTCCAAGCAACTCTACGCATTGCTAGCCTCGAAGCTCCAGGAGCTCGGCGGTGATCTGGACGGCATGCACTACTCCATCTGCGACTCTGCGGGGATGGCCGAGATGGTCTTCACACCCGGCGGCGCGAAAG ACCCAACGGTGGTGGATACGGCCTGCTGCGCCGGCCCAGGGCCGTTCGGGGTGGGCCTGTGCAACACCTCCGCCACGCTATGCCCCAACCGCACCAACTTCGTGTTCTGGGACAGCTTCCACCCGACGGAATATGCGTCGGGTTTGGCCGCGTCTGCGCTCTTCATCGACAACGGCAGATTCGTCCGCCCGATCAACGTGGGGCAGCTGGCGGCGCTGTAG